ATACAGCGCCAGTTGCAGGCGATCATGTACGTTCAGCTTCTGAAACACAGTCGTGAGATGAGCCTTGACGGTTCGGTCGGTAATATTGAGTTTGCGAGCGATAATCTTA
This Verrucomicrobiia bacterium DNA region includes the following protein-coding sequences:
- a CDS encoding LuxR C-terminal-related transcriptional regulator; the protein is KIIARKLNITDRTVKAHLTTVFQKLNVHDRLQLALYVSKRPQ